TCGACCACTGCCCGCAGCGCGCCGTCATCACCGAGGCCATCGCGCACGGCTGGTCGTCGGTGCTCTTCGACGCCTCCGACCGCGACTTCGCGACGGCCGTCGCCGAGACCGGCGAGGTCGTCGCCGAGGCGCACGCCGCGGGCGTCGACGTCGAGAGCGAGATCGAGAACATCGTGGGCGTCGAGGACGGCGTCGGCTCCGACGACCCGAACGTGCACTTCTACGCCGACGACGAGCTCGTGCGCGTCGCGACCGAGACGGGCACCGACCTCATGGCGCCCGCGCTCGGCACGGCGCACGGCCTCTACAAGGCATCGCCCGTGCTGCTCGTCGACCGCGTCGCGCGCCTGACGGCCCTCACCGACATCCCCGTCGTGCTGCACGGCGGCACGGGCCTGTCGGCCGAGGAGTTCCAGGCGTTCATCGACGCGGGCGTCTCGAAGATCAACATCTCGACGGCCGTGAAGCTCGCCTACATGCACGCGTCGCGCGACCACCTCGCCGAGGCCGAGC
The sequence above is a segment of the Agrococcus jejuensis genome. Coding sequences within it:
- a CDS encoding class II fructose-bisphosphate aldolase, with product MAFASTRELCLAARTDGYAVPAVNIVDGLSIASAVKAADSVGSPIILQTSVKTVQYFGAAVLASAAQAAADAASVPVALHLDHCPQRAVITEAIAHGWSSVLFDASDRDFATAVAETGEVVAEAHAAGVDVESEIENIVGVEDGVGSDDPNVHFYADDELVRVATETGTDLMAPALGTAHGLYKASPVLLVDRVARLTALTDIPVVLHGGTGLSAEEFQAFIDAGVSKINISTAVKLAYMHASRDHLAEAERTGKWEPVKLFDQIGAAVEQAVLQHIELFGSARRSAVPA